Proteins found in one Elgaria multicarinata webbii isolate HBS135686 ecotype San Diego chromosome 12, rElgMul1.1.pri, whole genome shotgun sequence genomic segment:
- the APOA1 gene encoding apolipoprotein A-I, with product MRALAVIFALVLLTGTQARHFWQRDEPQKTHIEHVRDLLETYKHALAVGISEIATQIDASSIGRQLELKVAERLESLKSAAAEFRTELGPELEALWTELRTDWEELKKELSKDVEEVTAKVQPIFDDFGKKMQQEVEEYRKQVAPLSGELREQMQQVLNTIQQKLSPVAEGARDRIRGHVDELRQKLAPHNEELYRLSLQKLQELREQSATELAEYQVQAQKHVDTLREKLPTLIEKFREEVAPAVDTIKDAFKAVVSSLQAALEDELQKEQPPQPQEAA from the exons ATGAGAGCCCTCGCCGTGATCTTCGCCTTGGTGCTCCTCACCG GAACCCAGGCTCGGCACTTCTGGCAACGCGATGAGCCCCAGAAGACCCACATCGAGCACGTCCGGGACCTACTCGAGACCTACAAACACGCCCTGGCAGTTGGAATCAGTGAAATTGCGACTCAAATCGATGCCTCCAGCATAGGCCGGCAGCTCGA GCTGAAGGTTGCCGAGCGACTGGAGAGCCTGAAGAGCGCTGCAGCCGAGTTCCGGACGGAGCTGGGCCCCGAGTTGGAAGCCTTATGGACGGAGTTGAGGACCGACTGGGAGGAGCTGaagaaggagctgtccaaggacgTGGAGGAGGTGACGGCCAAGGTCCAGCCCATCTTTGACGACTTTGGCAAGAAGATGCAGCAGGAGGTGGAGGAGTACCGCAAACAGGTGGCGCCCTTGAGCGGGGAGCTGCGAGAGCAGATGCAGCAGGTCCTGAACACCATCCAGCAGAAGCTGAGCCCCGTGGCCGAGGGAGCCCGCGACAGGATCCGCGGCCACGTGGATGAGTTGCGCCAGAAGCTGGCCCCCCACAACGAAGAGCTGTACCGGCTGTCGCTccagaagctgcaggagctgcggGAGCAGAGCGCCACGGAACTGGCTGAGTACCAGGTGCAGGCCCAGAAGCACGTCGACACCTTGCGGGAGAAGCTCCCCACCCTGATAGAGAAGTTCCGGGAGGAAGTGGCGCCAGCCGTGGACACGATCAAGGACGCCTTCAAGGCCGTGGTGAGCAGCCTTCAAGCCGCCCTGGAAGACGAGCTGCAGAAGGAGCAGCCGCCGCAGCCGCAGGAAGCCGCCTAG
- the LOC134407564 gene encoding apolipoprotein C-III-like has translation MRAPLLLPLALLALLSNFARAEAPREESPAARVRSFTQQAVRSVQERLAALRQSEAGQKAREWLESGLEKVQQFLRSVKDKIPPLRTEAAPGS, from the exons ATGAGAGCCCCCCTCCTGCTGCCTCTGGCcctcctggctctgctctccAACTTTGCAC GGGCCGAAGCACCCCGGGAGGAGAGCCCGGCGGCCCGGGTGCGGAGCTTCACCCAGCAGGCGGTGCGGAGCGTCCAAGAGCGCCTGGCCGCCCTCCGGCAGTCCGAGGCGGGCCAGAAGGCCAG GGAGTGGCTCGAGTCCGGCTTGGAGAAAGTGCAGCAATTCCTCCGCAGCGTCAAGGACAAGATCCCCCCGCTGCGGACGGAGGCGGCCCCCGGCTCCTGA
- the APOA4 gene encoding apolipoprotein A-IV — protein MTALKTAALILGLLAAMAGAQEQVSTEQVANAFWTYVTQLGSSAKESMDQLQQSEVSQQLSTLFQGHFQAASSYADEVQTKLLPFATNIAAQLGAYSEQLKEQVQRDFEEVRAKLSPHATEVQQQISAVIQSMQEAHAQVNENVAELSKQAEAKFQELQAQLQEKTGSLSPYAEQLQQLFNQKVEEIQGKLDPLTQELKAMVDQKVQELHTSLSPYTQDVQDQLNRRLEGLSFQMKKVIQERQAKFLEAAEELKVNLSPLLQELQERVRQNTAGLADSMDPHITSLKEKISQQVQEFQQYTGSYEETVKQLLAQTVEQFKQNLGPHAENVEGHLSLLEKDVTDRFTNFLDSLKKIGNEGGPLPSA, from the exons ATGACGGCCCTGAAGACAGCAGCCCTGATCCTCGGTCTCTTGGCCGCCATGGCAG GGGCCCAGGAACAGGTCAGCACAGAGCAGGTGGCCAACGCGTTCTGGACCTACGTCACCCAGCTGGGCAGCAGCGCCAAGGAGTCCATGGATCAGCTCCAGCAGTCGGAGGTCAGCCAGCAGCTCAG CACCCTCTTCCAGGGTCACTTCCAGGCCGCCAGCTCCTATGCTGACGAGGTGCAGACGAAGCTGCTTCCCTTTGCCACCAATATCGCTGCCCAGCTGGGGGCGTATTCTGAGCAGCTGAAGGAGCAAGTCCAGCGGGACTTTGAGGAGGTCCGAGCTAAGCTGTCCCCTCATGCCACCGAGGTCCAGCAGCAGATCAGCGCGGTCATCCAGAGCATGCAGGAGGCACACGCCCAGGTGAACGAGAACGTGGCAGAGCTGAGCAAGCAGGCGGAGGCCAAGTTCCAGGAGCTGCAGGCCCAGCTGCAGGAGAAGACGGGCAGCCTTTCCCCCTATGctgagcagctgcagcagctgttcAACCAGAAGGTGGAGGAGATCCAGGGGAAACTGGACCCTTTGACCCAGGAGCTCAAGGCCATGGTGGACCAGAAGGTGCAGGAGCTGCACACCAGCCTGTCTCCCTACACCCAGGACGTGCAAGACCAGTTGAACCGCCGGCTGGAGGGGCTCTCCTTCCAGATGAAGAAGGTCATCCAGGAGCGGCAAGCCAAGTTCTTGGAGGCAGCCGAGGAGCTGAAGGTGAACCTGAGCCCTCTGCTGCAGGAGCTGCAGGAGAGGGTTCGGCAGAACACGGCTGGCCTGGCCGACTCCATGGATCCCCACATCACCAGCCTGAAGGAGAAGATCAGCCAGCAGGTCCAAGAGTTCCAACAGTACACTGGGTCCTACGAGGAGACCGTCAAGCAGCTCCTGGCGCAGACGGTGGAGCAGTTCAAGCAGAACCTGGGGCCCCATGCTGAGAACGTAGAGGGCCACCTGAGCCTCCTGGAGAAGGACGTGACGGACAGGTTCACCAACTTCTTGGACTCCCTCAAGAAGATTGGGAACGAAGGAGGCCCCTTACCCTCCGCATAA
- the APOA5 gene encoding apolipoprotein A-V — protein MALSGSSGTRPGSMGSRVWPRLESVCIGLLWTGPFRVSLWRLRLIMTPKAALLAGLLMSVSASQASPLPSGFWDSFSQLTHDKDSLEQAQQLELGQGMSNLKESLQDGANYVGNVLEKLAPLNRGFHPQFSQDAHGLRRLISGEIESLRMKLSPPMDEVCQKISQSLENLRLHLTPITEELIDQVSLRARELRQHFRPSLNTKAQVQEGLGNAHRFAASYARKMAFLTDQVKEIFHPYTDRLVSEIRHSVEELHKNVVPQATVMREQLSQSIQEFSDKLIHNVRELQLEIERNLQHLLGQLSLHSSALRSQHFFSSQEDLQRAVHLYLADMAQEAQERIEAFRRDATLHIDNFTKTTEEEMAEMTLKLSPPPPYLQKFQENSSTPEDWHVRLATLWKDIAQSLSEPSGSFY, from the exons ATGGCACTGAGCGGCTCCTCAGGCACCCGCCCGGGGTCCATGGGCAGCCGAGTCTGGCCGCGGCTGGAATCTGTGTGCATTGGGCTGCTGTGGACTGGTCCTTTCCGTGTTTCCTTGTGGAGACTCAGGCTGATCATGACCCCCAAAGCGGCACTTCTGGCTGGACTCCTGATGTCCGTCTCAG CTTCTCAGGCGAGTCCTCTGCCCAGCGGCTTCTGGGACTCCTTCAGCCAACTGACTCATGACAAGGACAGTCTGGAACAAGCCCAGCAGCTGGAACTGGGGCAGGGGATGAG CAACCTGAAGGAAAGTCTCCAAGATGGCGCCAACTATGTGGGAAATGTCCTTGAGAAGCTGGCCCCGCTGAATAGGGGATTCCATCCCCAGTTCTCCCAGGATGCCCACGGACTTCGCCGGCTCATCAGTGGAGAGATTGAAAGTCTCCGGATGAAACTTTCTCCTCCTATGGATGAGGTGTGCCAAAAGATCAGCCAGAGCCTGGAAAATCTGCGCCTCCATTTGACTCCCATCACAGAGGAGTTGATAGATCAGGTCTCCCTCCGAGCAAGAGAACTACGCCAGCATTTCAGGCCCAGCCTCAACACGAAGGCTCAGGTGCAGGAAGGTCTGGGTAATGCCCACAGGTTTGCAGCCTCTTATGCCCGAAAGATGGCCTTTCTCACGGACCAGGTGAAGGAGATTTTCCACCCTTACACTGACAGGCTGGTAAGTGAGATCCGCCATAGCGTGGAGGAGCTCCACAAAAACGTGGTACCTCAGGCCACAGTGATGCGGGAGCAACTCAGCCAGAGTATACAAGAGTTCTCTGACAAGCTGATCCACAATGTTAGGGAGCTCCAGCTTGAGATTGAAAGGAACCTGCAGCACCTCCTGGGGCAGCTCAGCCTTCACTCCAGCGCCTTGCGTTCTCAGCACTTCTTCAGTAGCCAAGAAGACCTTCAGCGGGCCGTGCACCTGTACCTGGCGGATATGGCCCAGGAGGCTCAGGAAAGGATCGAGGCCTTCAGGAGGGACGCCACCCTTCACATAGATAACTTCACAAAGACCACGGAGGAGGAGATGGCAGAGATGACGCTCAAGCTCTCTCCACCACCTCCGTATTTGCAGAAGTTCCAGGAAAACTCCTCTACCCCAGAGGACTGGCACGTCAGACTGGCCACCCTGTGGAAGGACATTGCCCAGAGTCTAAGTGAGCCAAGCGGCAGCTTCTACTGA